A single window of Colletes latitarsis isolate SP2378_abdomen chromosome 11, iyColLati1, whole genome shotgun sequence DNA harbors:
- the Axn gene encoding protein axin isoform X2, whose product MSGSRQNEARCFNENSPRPPVPGEETGNYVSRFRPQSPTLTPRRSSLATPTASGCDASAPLGFEPEGCCSTTTMESDSPPACLRWARNLHSLLQDPVGLELFRKYLDQEGRPHANPLNFWFACEGLKEQDDPERIHQLVKLIYRKFFLKSQLAIPEDVRKEANRRVKEGRADEKVFDAVQLEVERLINETTYPNFLRSDMYLQYVQSCQNPDSGGCPSSGSSREMSVSCGPSLLPTVHEDSEFVSSIHSSHSASETPGELRGELRLTKDMLMATQQTRAMDLRPKPEAYAGDGMSMGKQRSKKQYIRQCRAIKDSASLNRDPMAHHSIIPRTQRVPRDLMHPLKPEEFAQVLIEKLENVRRERESQEKLDRHLQESETIGKDVSLEMPSGAPKALADALREKLLIEEDNDQAILDQHVSRVWSDLTPSRSPGIASPRLHSPERRRSTHNYPRSYKQRKEKDVFSTFSADSGNIHDFQEGSDLIGAGSMSSLGSHLPKSKSVPSDYADSLHKQDLYLQGHDQRFRRSDMTRRSATKKSMTELTDSGVSVVSDAPPSTISKDIRFLSWLKETDKKDVKHSRHGKKYGSRSGSLERTNRETWGVPAQPFVADPGMPPLPQPHTATQLEEARRRLIEEDRARSSCKQRHSNISKQSSYEPTLQSQSYVQSNQSTLKKTKQDIGDFTTVVFSFCDEQFPYRTKIPGHNVTLKQFKEYLPKRGSYRYFFKTECEDLDTKVIQEEITDDSEVLPLWEGKVMAQVKALE is encoded by the exons ATGAGTGGATCTCGACAGAACGAAGCACGTTGCTTCAATGAAAACTCTCCACGGCCACCAGTGCCTG GGGAGGAAACAGGAAACTACGTCAGCAGGTTCCGTCCACAGAGTCCAACTCTGACCCCTAGGCGCTCTTCTCTTGCAACTCCAACAGCTTCAGGTTGCGATGCTTCTGCACCTTTGGGATTTGAACCGGAAGGTTGCTGTAGTACGACAACTATGGAAAGCGATTCACCACCTGCTTGCTTGCGGTGGGCCAGGAACCTGCATTCTTTGCTGCAGGATCCAGTGGGCTTGGAATTGTTCAGAAAATACTTGGATCAAGAAGGCAGACCTCATGCGAATCCTCTTAACTTCTGGTTTGCTTGCGAGGGTCTCAAGGAACAAGATGATCCCGAAAGGATACATCAATTGGTTAAACTTATCTATAGAAAGTTCTTCCTCAAGTCGCAGTTAGCTATACCAGAAGATGTACGAAAAGAGGCTAATCGTCGTGTTAAAGAAGGGCGGGCAGATGAAAAAGTGTTTGATGCTGTACAGTTGGAAGTCGAACGTCTCATTAATGAGACTACATATCCAAACTTTCTTCGGTCTGATATGTATCTTCAGTATGTTCAGTCCTGCCAGAATCCAGACTCTGGTGGGTGTCCTAGTTCAGGATCCAGTCGAGAAATGTCTGTTTCTTGCGGGCCAAGTTTATTGCCCACTGTCCACGAAGACAGTGAATTTGTTAGTTCCATACATAGCTCACATTCAGCTAGTGAAACGCCTGGGGAATTGAGGGGTGAGCTGAGATTGACCAAAGATATGCTTATGGCTACTCAACAGACTAGGGCGATGGATCTTCGACCAAAGCCAGAAGCGTATGCTGG tGATGGAATGTCCATGGGTAAACAACGAAGTAAGAAACAGTATATAAGACAATGTAGAGCCATCAAAGATTCAGCTAGTTTAAATCGTGATCCAATGGCGCATCATTCAATCATCCCTCGTACACAACGAGTACCACGTGATCTTATGCATCCGCTGAAACCAGAAGAATTTGCTCAAGTGCTTATTGAGAAGTTAGAGAATGTCAGACGCGAAAGAGAATCTCAGGAAAAGCTTGATAGGCATTTGCAAGAAAGTGAGACAATTGGTAAGGATGTGTCTTTGGAGATGCCAAGTGGGGCTCCAAAAGCATTAGCTGATGCATTGAGAGAGAAATTATTGATAGAAGAAGATAACGATCAAGCAATTCTGGACCAACATGTATCACGAGTTTGGTCAGATTTGACACCTTCTCGATCGCCTGGAATCGCGTCCCCAAGACTGCATTCGCCTGAAAGAAGACGTTCTACGCACAATTACCCACGGTCGTACAAACAAAGAAAAGAGAAGGACGTGTTCTCTACATTTTCAGCAGATAGCGGTAATATTCACGATTTTCAAGAAGGCAGCGATCTTATCGGAGCTGGCTCCATGAGTTCACTAGGATCTCACTTGCCTAAATCTAAATCCGTGCCATCTGATTATGCCGATTCCCTCCATAAACAAGACCTGTATCTTCAAG GTCATGATCAAAGATTCCGAAGGTCAGATATGACCAGGAGATCAGCCACAAAGAAGTCTATGACGGAATTAACCGATAGTGGTGTAAGCGTTGTAAGTGACGCACCACCATCGACCATTAGCAAAGATATTCGTTTTTTATCATGGCTTAAAGAAACCGACAAGAAAGATGTCAAACATAGCCGTCATGGGAAAAAATATGGATCTCGTAGTGGTTCTTTGGAAAGGACGAACAGGGAAACATGGGGTGTTCCTGCCCAACCTTTTGTTGCTGACCCAGGAATGCCGCCTTTACCGCAACCTCATACA GCAACCCAATTAGAAGAAGCAAGGAGAAGATTAATCGAGGAAGATAGGGCACGTTCAAGTTGTAAACAACGCCATTCTAATATTTCTAAGCAATCATCGTATGAGCCTACATTGCAGAGTCAATCTTATGTCCAATCAAACCAATCAACGTTAAAGAAGACAAAGCAAGATATTGGAGATTTTACCACCGTTGTGTTCAGTTTCTGTGACGAACAGTTTCCTTATAGGACTAAAATTCCTGGTCATAACGTCACTTTAAAACAATTTAAAGAATACCTTCCTAAGAGAGGCAGCTATCG atatttcTTTAAAACTGAGTGTGAGGACTTGGATACAAAGGTTATACAAGAAGAAATAACTGATGATTCTGAAGTTTTACCGTTGTGGGAGGGTAAAGTTATGGCGCAAGTCAAAGCACTTGAGTGA
- the Axn gene encoding protein axin isoform X1: protein MSGSRQNEARCFNENSPRPPVPGEETGNYVSRFRPQSPTLTPRRSSLATPTASGCDASAPLGFEPEGCCSTTTMESDSPPACLRWARNLHSLLQDPVGLELFRKYLDQEGRPHANPLNFWFACEGLKEQDDPERIHQLVKLIYRKFFLKSQLAIPEDVRKEANRRVKEGRADEKVFDAVQLEVERLINETTYPNFLRSDMYLQYVQSCQNPDSGGCPSSGSSREMSVSCGPSLLPTVHEDSEFVSSIHSSHSASETPGELRGELRLTKDMLMATQQTRAMDLRPKPEAYAGVYLQHGASPYHMLVPRLHAQYSSYNPVSRQDSELQSLSSDARTESDNMSLTDSSVDGMSMGKQRSKKQYIRQCRAIKDSASLNRDPMAHHSIIPRTQRVPRDLMHPLKPEEFAQVLIEKLENVRRERESQEKLDRHLQESETIGKDVSLEMPSGAPKALADALREKLLIEEDNDQAILDQHVSRVWSDLTPSRSPGIASPRLHSPERRRSTHNYPRSYKQRKEKDVFSTFSADSGNIHDFQEGSDLIGAGSMSSLGSHLPKSKSVPSDYADSLHKQDLYLQGHDQRFRRSDMTRRSATKKSMTELTDSGVSVVSDAPPSTISKDIRFLSWLKETDKKDVKHSRHGKKYGSRSGSLERTNRETWGVPAQPFVADPGMPPLPQPHTATQLEEARRRLIEEDRARSSCKQRHSNISKQSSYEPTLQSQSYVQSNQSTLKKTKQDIGDFTTVVFSFCDEQFPYRTKIPGHNVTLKQFKEYLPKRGSYRYFFKTECEDLDTKVIQEEITDDSEVLPLWEGKVMAQVKALE from the exons ATGAGTGGATCTCGACAGAACGAAGCACGTTGCTTCAATGAAAACTCTCCACGGCCACCAGTGCCTG GGGAGGAAACAGGAAACTACGTCAGCAGGTTCCGTCCACAGAGTCCAACTCTGACCCCTAGGCGCTCTTCTCTTGCAACTCCAACAGCTTCAGGTTGCGATGCTTCTGCACCTTTGGGATTTGAACCGGAAGGTTGCTGTAGTACGACAACTATGGAAAGCGATTCACCACCTGCTTGCTTGCGGTGGGCCAGGAACCTGCATTCTTTGCTGCAGGATCCAGTGGGCTTGGAATTGTTCAGAAAATACTTGGATCAAGAAGGCAGACCTCATGCGAATCCTCTTAACTTCTGGTTTGCTTGCGAGGGTCTCAAGGAACAAGATGATCCCGAAAGGATACATCAATTGGTTAAACTTATCTATAGAAAGTTCTTCCTCAAGTCGCAGTTAGCTATACCAGAAGATGTACGAAAAGAGGCTAATCGTCGTGTTAAAGAAGGGCGGGCAGATGAAAAAGTGTTTGATGCTGTACAGTTGGAAGTCGAACGTCTCATTAATGAGACTACATATCCAAACTTTCTTCGGTCTGATATGTATCTTCAGTATGTTCAGTCCTGCCAGAATCCAGACTCTGGTGGGTGTCCTAGTTCAGGATCCAGTCGAGAAATGTCTGTTTCTTGCGGGCCAAGTTTATTGCCCACTGTCCACGAAGACAGTGAATTTGTTAGTTCCATACATAGCTCACATTCAGCTAGTGAAACGCCTGGGGAATTGAGGGGTGAGCTGAGATTGACCAAAGATATGCTTATGGCTACTCAACAGACTAGGGCGATGGATCTTCGACCAAAGCCAGAAGCGTATGCTGG CGTTTACTTGCAACATGGAGCTAGTCCATATCATATGCTCGTACCCAGACTGCACGCACAATATTCCTCATACAACCCAGTATCCAGACAGGATTCAGAACTTCAAAGCTTGAGCAGTGATGCACGAACTGAATCAGACAATATGTCACTCACCGATTCATCAGT tGATGGAATGTCCATGGGTAAACAACGAAGTAAGAAACAGTATATAAGACAATGTAGAGCCATCAAAGATTCAGCTAGTTTAAATCGTGATCCAATGGCGCATCATTCAATCATCCCTCGTACACAACGAGTACCACGTGATCTTATGCATCCGCTGAAACCAGAAGAATTTGCTCAAGTGCTTATTGAGAAGTTAGAGAATGTCAGACGCGAAAGAGAATCTCAGGAAAAGCTTGATAGGCATTTGCAAGAAAGTGAGACAATTGGTAAGGATGTGTCTTTGGAGATGCCAAGTGGGGCTCCAAAAGCATTAGCTGATGCATTGAGAGAGAAATTATTGATAGAAGAAGATAACGATCAAGCAATTCTGGACCAACATGTATCACGAGTTTGGTCAGATTTGACACCTTCTCGATCGCCTGGAATCGCGTCCCCAAGACTGCATTCGCCTGAAAGAAGACGTTCTACGCACAATTACCCACGGTCGTACAAACAAAGAAAAGAGAAGGACGTGTTCTCTACATTTTCAGCAGATAGCGGTAATATTCACGATTTTCAAGAAGGCAGCGATCTTATCGGAGCTGGCTCCATGAGTTCACTAGGATCTCACTTGCCTAAATCTAAATCCGTGCCATCTGATTATGCCGATTCCCTCCATAAACAAGACCTGTATCTTCAAG GTCATGATCAAAGATTCCGAAGGTCAGATATGACCAGGAGATCAGCCACAAAGAAGTCTATGACGGAATTAACCGATAGTGGTGTAAGCGTTGTAAGTGACGCACCACCATCGACCATTAGCAAAGATATTCGTTTTTTATCATGGCTTAAAGAAACCGACAAGAAAGATGTCAAACATAGCCGTCATGGGAAAAAATATGGATCTCGTAGTGGTTCTTTGGAAAGGACGAACAGGGAAACATGGGGTGTTCCTGCCCAACCTTTTGTTGCTGACCCAGGAATGCCGCCTTTACCGCAACCTCATACA GCAACCCAATTAGAAGAAGCAAGGAGAAGATTAATCGAGGAAGATAGGGCACGTTCAAGTTGTAAACAACGCCATTCTAATATTTCTAAGCAATCATCGTATGAGCCTACATTGCAGAGTCAATCTTATGTCCAATCAAACCAATCAACGTTAAAGAAGACAAAGCAAGATATTGGAGATTTTACCACCGTTGTGTTCAGTTTCTGTGACGAACAGTTTCCTTATAGGACTAAAATTCCTGGTCATAACGTCACTTTAAAACAATTTAAAGAATACCTTCCTAAGAGAGGCAGCTATCG atatttcTTTAAAACTGAGTGTGAGGACTTGGATACAAAGGTTATACAAGAAGAAATAACTGATGATTCTGAAGTTTTACCGTTGTGGGAGGGTAAAGTTATGGCGCAAGTCAAAGCACTTGAGTGA
- the Axn gene encoding protein axin isoform X3, producing the protein MESDSPPACLRWARNLHSLLQDPVGLELFRKYLDQEGRPHANPLNFWFACEGLKEQDDPERIHQLVKLIYRKFFLKSQLAIPEDVRKEANRRVKEGRADEKVFDAVQLEVERLINETTYPNFLRSDMYLQYVQSCQNPDSGGCPSSGSSREMSVSCGPSLLPTVHEDSEFVSSIHSSHSASETPGELRGELRLTKDMLMATQQTRAMDLRPKPEAYAGVYLQHGASPYHMLVPRLHAQYSSYNPVSRQDSELQSLSSDARTESDNMSLTDSSVDGMSMGKQRSKKQYIRQCRAIKDSASLNRDPMAHHSIIPRTQRVPRDLMHPLKPEEFAQVLIEKLENVRRERESQEKLDRHLQESETIGKDVSLEMPSGAPKALADALREKLLIEEDNDQAILDQHVSRVWSDLTPSRSPGIASPRLHSPERRRSTHNYPRSYKQRKEKDVFSTFSADSGNIHDFQEGSDLIGAGSMSSLGSHLPKSKSVPSDYADSLHKQDLYLQGHDQRFRRSDMTRRSATKKSMTELTDSGVSVVSDAPPSTISKDIRFLSWLKETDKKDVKHSRHGKKYGSRSGSLERTNRETWGVPAQPFVADPGMPPLPQPHTATQLEEARRRLIEEDRARSSCKQRHSNISKQSSYEPTLQSQSYVQSNQSTLKKTKQDIGDFTTVVFSFCDEQFPYRTKIPGHNVTLKQFKEYLPKRGSYRYFFKTECEDLDTKVIQEEITDDSEVLPLWEGKVMAQVKALE; encoded by the exons ATGGAAAGCGATTCACCACCTGCTTGCTTGCGGTGGGCCAGGAACCTGCATTCTTTGCTGCAGGATCCAGTGGGCTTGGAATTGTTCAGAAAATACTTGGATCAAGAAGGCAGACCTCATGCGAATCCTCTTAACTTCTGGTTTGCTTGCGAGGGTCTCAAGGAACAAGATGATCCCGAAAGGATACATCAATTGGTTAAACTTATCTATAGAAAGTTCTTCCTCAAGTCGCAGTTAGCTATACCAGAAGATGTACGAAAAGAGGCTAATCGTCGTGTTAAAGAAGGGCGGGCAGATGAAAAAGTGTTTGATGCTGTACAGTTGGAAGTCGAACGTCTCATTAATGAGACTACATATCCAAACTTTCTTCGGTCTGATATGTATCTTCAGTATGTTCAGTCCTGCCAGAATCCAGACTCTGGTGGGTGTCCTAGTTCAGGATCCAGTCGAGAAATGTCTGTTTCTTGCGGGCCAAGTTTATTGCCCACTGTCCACGAAGACAGTGAATTTGTTAGTTCCATACATAGCTCACATTCAGCTAGTGAAACGCCTGGGGAATTGAGGGGTGAGCTGAGATTGACCAAAGATATGCTTATGGCTACTCAACAGACTAGGGCGATGGATCTTCGACCAAAGCCAGAAGCGTATGCTGG CGTTTACTTGCAACATGGAGCTAGTCCATATCATATGCTCGTACCCAGACTGCACGCACAATATTCCTCATACAACCCAGTATCCAGACAGGATTCAGAACTTCAAAGCTTGAGCAGTGATGCACGAACTGAATCAGACAATATGTCACTCACCGATTCATCAGT tGATGGAATGTCCATGGGTAAACAACGAAGTAAGAAACAGTATATAAGACAATGTAGAGCCATCAAAGATTCAGCTAGTTTAAATCGTGATCCAATGGCGCATCATTCAATCATCCCTCGTACACAACGAGTACCACGTGATCTTATGCATCCGCTGAAACCAGAAGAATTTGCTCAAGTGCTTATTGAGAAGTTAGAGAATGTCAGACGCGAAAGAGAATCTCAGGAAAAGCTTGATAGGCATTTGCAAGAAAGTGAGACAATTGGTAAGGATGTGTCTTTGGAGATGCCAAGTGGGGCTCCAAAAGCATTAGCTGATGCATTGAGAGAGAAATTATTGATAGAAGAAGATAACGATCAAGCAATTCTGGACCAACATGTATCACGAGTTTGGTCAGATTTGACACCTTCTCGATCGCCTGGAATCGCGTCCCCAAGACTGCATTCGCCTGAAAGAAGACGTTCTACGCACAATTACCCACGGTCGTACAAACAAAGAAAAGAGAAGGACGTGTTCTCTACATTTTCAGCAGATAGCGGTAATATTCACGATTTTCAAGAAGGCAGCGATCTTATCGGAGCTGGCTCCATGAGTTCACTAGGATCTCACTTGCCTAAATCTAAATCCGTGCCATCTGATTATGCCGATTCCCTCCATAAACAAGACCTGTATCTTCAAG GTCATGATCAAAGATTCCGAAGGTCAGATATGACCAGGAGATCAGCCACAAAGAAGTCTATGACGGAATTAACCGATAGTGGTGTAAGCGTTGTAAGTGACGCACCACCATCGACCATTAGCAAAGATATTCGTTTTTTATCATGGCTTAAAGAAACCGACAAGAAAGATGTCAAACATAGCCGTCATGGGAAAAAATATGGATCTCGTAGTGGTTCTTTGGAAAGGACGAACAGGGAAACATGGGGTGTTCCTGCCCAACCTTTTGTTGCTGACCCAGGAATGCCGCCTTTACCGCAACCTCATACA GCAACCCAATTAGAAGAAGCAAGGAGAAGATTAATCGAGGAAGATAGGGCACGTTCAAGTTGTAAACAACGCCATTCTAATATTTCTAAGCAATCATCGTATGAGCCTACATTGCAGAGTCAATCTTATGTCCAATCAAACCAATCAACGTTAAAGAAGACAAAGCAAGATATTGGAGATTTTACCACCGTTGTGTTCAGTTTCTGTGACGAACAGTTTCCTTATAGGACTAAAATTCCTGGTCATAACGTCACTTTAAAACAATTTAAAGAATACCTTCCTAAGAGAGGCAGCTATCG atatttcTTTAAAACTGAGTGTGAGGACTTGGATACAAAGGTTATACAAGAAGAAATAACTGATGATTCTGAAGTTTTACCGTTGTGGGAGGGTAAAGTTATGGCGCAAGTCAAAGCACTTGAGTGA